A part of Candidatus Electrothrix aestuarii genomic DNA contains:
- a CDS encoding glycosyltransferase family 2 protein — translation MSVPSVVGIVLIKNEDLFIDRVISNILDFCDEIIVADNLSKDRTSDKIRAQQQQHKKIHYHSIADPAQSHDLISEYANTATWIFAVDGDELYDPFGLKRLRQRINVGEYDRQWMILGNALNCTELDVEAKYAQGYLAPPCRSMTKLYNFNAIVSWKGPCSERLHGGEVLFKTGYDKSLRLEFYKDISWEEAEFRALHLCFLRRSTLESATEGQKVIRKNISDMLSENLCARIRSRFFKFIGKKQDSPWKLEKYMRGELVGSDISSFFP, via the coding sequence GTGAGTGTTCCCTCTGTTGTCGGCATTGTCCTCATAAAAAATGAAGATCTCTTTATCGATAGAGTGATCTCTAATATCCTTGATTTCTGTGATGAAATTATTGTAGCTGATAATCTGTCCAAAGATCGTACTTCAGACAAGATAAGGGCACAGCAGCAACAGCATAAGAAAATCCATTATCATTCCATTGCAGATCCGGCACAATCACACGACTTGATTAGCGAGTATGCGAATACTGCTACGTGGATATTTGCGGTTGATGGCGATGAATTGTACGATCCCTTTGGATTGAAAAGACTCCGTCAACGTATTAATGTCGGAGAATATGATCGGCAATGGATGATTTTGGGTAATGCCTTGAACTGTACTGAATTGGATGTAGAAGCAAAATACGCTCAGGGGTATTTAGCACCTCCTTGCCGTAGTATGACAAAACTTTATAATTTTAACGCGATTGTATCTTGGAAAGGTCCATGTTCTGAGCGTCTTCATGGAGGTGAAGTGTTGTTCAAAACGGGGTATGATAAGTCGCTACGTCTTGAATTTTATAAGGATATATCTTGGGAAGAGGCAGAGTTTCGAGCATTGCATCTCTGTTTCCTTCGTAGGAGCACCTTAGAGAGCGCAACAGAGGGGCAAAAGGTTATCAGGAAAAATATTTCAGATATGTTATCTGAAAACCTCTGTGCCAGGATCAGATCCCGTTTTTTTAAATTTATAGGAAAGAAACAAGACTCTCCGTGGAAATTGGAAAAATATATGAGAGGAGAGTTAGTTGGTTCTGATATTAGTTCGTTTTTTCCATGA
- a CDS encoding class I SAM-dependent methyltransferase: MLGRVKKYWYLFLKQQDYSLGVWSCKAMQWRGFAARPIHPKHLFDERRSEYLHGLFQPEISFLDLGSGVGTDCLLAAEKGALLSVGLEGNRQSILTAISRGQDQVNPASFLQINLEQGALPFADRCFDLINFSNVLEHLENRAAILSELKRVKKDNGLAVLSVPNSGTSWKKKLESVGLDPRDDPDHKIEYTQQSLTEELDTAGLRICSELIPIIPSFPWNGLIAMSAAISPALYKRLQRAKREYVQAYPEETTGWFFTVK, encoded by the coding sequence ATGTTGGGCAGAGTAAAAAAGTATTGGTACCTTTTTTTAAAGCAACAGGATTACTCTCTGGGAGTATGGTCCTGCAAGGCTATGCAATGGAGAGGGTTTGCAGCACGCCCTATACATCCCAAGCATCTTTTTGATGAGCGTAGATCCGAATATTTACATGGCTTGTTTCAACCGGAGATCTCATTTCTTGACCTCGGCTCAGGGGTTGGGACAGATTGTTTGCTTGCAGCAGAAAAAGGGGCTCTGCTCTCTGTCGGCCTAGAGGGAAATCGACAGAGTATTCTTACTGCGATATCACGTGGACAAGATCAGGTTAATCCGGCGTCCTTTTTGCAGATTAATTTGGAACAGGGCGCGTTGCCTTTTGCTGATCGTTGTTTCGACCTTATTAATTTTTCAAATGTTCTTGAACATCTGGAAAATAGAGCAGCTATTTTGTCCGAGTTAAAAAGGGTGAAAAAAGATAATGGACTGGCTGTTCTCTCTGTTCCTAACTCGGGTACTTCTTGGAAAAAGAAACTTGAATCTGTCGGACTTGATCCAAGAGACGATCCTGATCATAAAATTGAGTATACTCAACAGTCACTGACTGAAGAACTGGACACAGCCGGTTTGCGCATTTGCTCTGAGCTTATCCCTATAATTCCTAGTTTTCCGTGGAATGGGCTTATAGCTATGAGTGCCGCTATTTCTCCTGCATTGTATAAGCGTCTGCAACGGGCTAAGCGAGAGTATGTACAGGCTTACCCTGAAGAAACGACAGGCTGGTTTTTTACTGTGAAGTAG
- a CDS encoding methyltransferase domain-containing protein yields the protein MSKQEHDAAVAELRKGISTLAKPWYRSSSDLLRRRGIQGKKCLDLCCGNGEFSHILRDQHGMDVTCADYIPFHLQHAQDQGFSTVSVDIDASEKELDAAASPHAGQFDLVVNLAAIEHVFNSDNLLRFAHTVLTPGGFLLVNTPNIGFLAYRIYDIFSGNRPFGEGHHIRFWDYRFLRTNLFLNGFTVTEDARGFYSLPQDAMLRALRNKRRLAAGIAWLFHGCRLFQYLPFFKGLCSDELTVLAVKDNTPAIGFELNRVQRFLNEQQGSTEGRAAKDRLQEARRRGWLDEHLYLAKTVDELI from the coding sequence ATGAGTAAACAAGAACATGATGCGGCAGTTGCCGAACTGAGAAAAGGTATCAGTACCCTTGCCAAGCCTTGGTATAGAAGCAGTTCAGACCTGTTACGCAGGAGGGGAATTCAAGGCAAGAAGTGTCTGGATCTCTGCTGTGGGAATGGAGAGTTTTCTCATATTTTACGAGACCAGCACGGAATGGATGTTACCTGTGCTGATTATATTCCATTCCATCTCCAACATGCTCAGGATCAGGGCTTTTCCACCGTTTCGGTCGATATTGACGCATCTGAGAAGGAACTTGACGCTGCTGCATCCCCTCATGCAGGTCAGTTTGACCTTGTTGTTAACCTAGCAGCAATAGAGCATGTTTTTAATTCAGATAACCTATTACGTTTCGCCCATACTGTTCTAACACCAGGAGGATTCTTACTGGTCAATACTCCCAATATTGGTTTTCTGGCCTATCGGATCTATGACATTTTCTCTGGAAACAGGCCATTTGGTGAGGGGCATCATATTCGCTTCTGGGATTATCGCTTTCTCCGTACCAATCTTTTTCTTAATGGTTTTACAGTCACGGAGGATGCTAGAGGGTTCTATTCACTTCCACAAGATGCTATGCTCAGAGCGCTTCGAAATAAGAGACGATTAGCTGCTGGGATTGCCTGGCTGTTTCACGGATGCCGCTTATTTCAGTATCTTCCTTTTTTCAAGGGGCTTTGTAGTGATGAATTAACGGTGTTAGCTGTTAAAGATAATACTCCTGCCATAGGATTTGAGCTCAATAGAGTGCAGCGTTTCCTTAATGAACAGCAAGGGAGTACCGAGGGGCGTGCAGCAAAAGACCGGTTGCAGGAAGCACGGCGAAGAGGCTGGTTAGATGAACACCTCTATTTGGCAAAAACCGTAGATGAATTAATCTAA
- a CDS encoding glycosyltransferase family 4 protein — protein sequence MRIVYLYLPGRLPRIADLREKTIPTEFFYGAPELEACGHDVEYIDVHDVPTAGKAMIAAELLLKKKYLPAKVYFPVLLGVKKVLPALSGADMVVATAPGIAFSLAIWQSLGMVKLPRSFIAIHCGLFNYPQRGVRRWISRYLLRQMHTQLFGEGELEAMQERFQIPSERIQVNCFGVDEFFWTPGSNEQQGDYILAVGNDSRRDYELLVQSAQHIERKIKILTKRPLPPNLPENVEQLQGSWHTREVSDADLRDLYRKAFCVAVLLTDSIQPSGQSVTLQAMACGTPVILTQTKGVWEKSELQHGKNILFTEAGNAQHFAETARMLSRDPGMRENLSKAGREYIMEHGRIGQFAERLEAVCKQVKSDE from the coding sequence ATGCGTATAGTTTATCTTTACCTACCTGGTCGATTACCTCGGATAGCGGATCTCCGCGAAAAGACCATACCAACAGAATTTTTTTATGGTGCCCCGGAGTTGGAAGCCTGTGGGCACGATGTGGAATATATCGACGTACATGATGTTCCTACTGCTGGTAAGGCGATGATTGCAGCCGAGCTTCTTCTGAAGAAAAAATATCTTCCGGCAAAAGTCTATTTTCCTGTGCTATTGGGCGTAAAAAAAGTGCTCCCTGCCTTATCTGGTGCCGATATGGTTGTGGCAACTGCTCCAGGCATCGCTTTCTCTCTTGCCATTTGGCAGAGCTTAGGTATGGTAAAGCTTCCTCGCTCTTTTATCGCCATTCATTGTGGACTCTTTAATTATCCGCAACGTGGTGTGAGGCGCTGGATCTCTCGTTATCTCTTACGGCAAATGCATACGCAGCTATTTGGTGAGGGAGAGTTAGAGGCAATGCAGGAGCGTTTCCAGATCCCCTCTGAACGAATTCAGGTGAATTGTTTTGGTGTGGATGAATTTTTTTGGACCCCAGGCAGCAATGAACAGCAAGGTGATTATATCTTGGCAGTTGGAAACGATTCCAGGCGGGATTATGAACTTCTTGTGCAGAGCGCCCAGCATATTGAGAGGAAAATTAAAATATTGACCAAGAGGCCTTTGCCTCCAAATTTACCAGAGAACGTTGAGCAGCTCCAGGGCTCCTGGCATACCAGAGAAGTTAGTGATGCTGACCTTCGTGACTTGTATCGCAAGGCATTTTGTGTAGCTGTTCTTTTAACAGATTCTATCCAGCCATCCGGTCAGAGTGTGACGCTTCAGGCAATGGCCTGCGGGACACCGGTTATTCTCACCCAAACGAAAGGGGTGTGGGAAAAGAGTGAGTTGCAGCACGGAAAAAATATTCTGTTTACCGAGGCGGGTAATGCACAGCATTTTGCCGAAACAGCTAGGATGTTGAGTCGTGATCCAGGGATGCGGGAAAACTTGAGCAAGGCGGGACGGGAATATATAATGGAGCACGGACGAATAGGGCAGTTTGCGGAGCGTCTTGAGGCCGTTTGTAAGCAGGTAAAATCTGATGAGTAA
- a CDS encoding MBOAT family O-acyltransferase, giving the protein MLQKGSLVFGIAVNLGLLIYYKYARFFVHEVSQFLGIEYDIETVLLPLAISFFTFQQIAYLVDGFQGKIRECSFLRYCLFVSYFPQLIAGPIVHHKEMLPQFADKNVYRLSAQRLSVGLTILAIGLFKKVVLADEVAKFSTPVFHAAAQGVPLTFFEAWGGALAYSLQLYFDFSGYSDMAIGLAALIGIQLPLNFYSPYKAGSIIDFWQRWHITLSRFLREYLYIPLGGNRRGTFRKYSNIMAVMLLGGLWHGAGWTFVIWGGLHGLYIMMNHVWTFLQKRINAEFLKSVFLAFPYRILARLLTFCAVVIAWVFFRADNASDAIEIVSAMFGGNGLSLFPALLAQTSLSESLFLKYGIFFRGPFYNGLADWYVGGALIMTLLLLAFWAPNTQQIMGKYASTLNSYDGNRQVGAHHEKERTYQWAPTKKWAVATGILLASSLIVIGARQNISEFLYFQF; this is encoded by the coding sequence ATGCTTCAAAAGGGAAGCTTAGTTTTCGGTATAGCGGTAAATCTTGGACTTTTGATCTATTATAAATATGCGCGATTTTTTGTTCATGAAGTAAGCCAATTCCTAGGAATAGAATATGATATAGAAACCGTGCTTCTCCCCTTAGCAATCTCCTTTTTTACCTTCCAGCAAATCGCCTATCTTGTTGATGGATTTCAAGGGAAAATCCGTGAGTGTAGTTTTCTGCGCTATTGTTTGTTTGTCAGTTATTTTCCTCAACTGATTGCAGGGCCGATTGTTCATCATAAGGAGATGCTGCCGCAATTTGCAGATAAAAATGTTTACAGATTGAGTGCGCAGCGATTATCTGTTGGCCTGACTATTCTTGCCATTGGACTCTTTAAAAAGGTTGTTTTAGCTGATGAAGTTGCAAAATTTTCCACGCCAGTGTTCCATGCCGCTGCACAAGGGGTACCATTAACATTTTTTGAAGCCTGGGGTGGAGCATTAGCATATAGTCTCCAGTTATATTTCGATTTTTCCGGTTACTCAGATATGGCGATAGGATTAGCTGCTCTGATAGGGATACAGCTTCCGCTTAATTTTTATTCGCCGTATAAAGCTGGGAGTATAATAGACTTTTGGCAGAGATGGCATATTACTCTGTCTCGTTTTCTCAGGGAGTATCTTTACATTCCTTTAGGGGGGAACCGTAGGGGTACTTTTCGGAAATATAGTAATATTATGGCGGTGATGCTGCTGGGAGGTCTTTGGCACGGAGCTGGGTGGACCTTTGTCATTTGGGGTGGGTTGCATGGCCTCTATATTATGATGAACCATGTGTGGACATTTTTGCAGAAAAGAATAAATGCAGAATTTTTAAAATCAGTATTTTTAGCTTTTCCTTATAGAATATTAGCCCGTCTTTTGACTTTTTGTGCGGTCGTTATAGCCTGGGTATTTTTTCGAGCTGATAACGCCTCTGATGCAATTGAGATAGTCTCTGCAATGTTTGGTGGAAATGGACTTTCTCTGTTTCCGGCTCTTCTTGCGCAGACCAGCCTTTCTGAATCTCTTTTCCTTAAATACGGTATTTTTTTTCGGGGCCCTTTTTATAATGGATTAGCGGATTGGTATGTCGGTGGTGCCCTTATAATGACTCTTCTTCTGCTGGCTTTCTGGGCACCCAATACACAGCAAATTATGGGCAAGTATGCTTCAACGCTCAATAGTTATGACGGGAATAGACAGGTAGGAGCGCATCATGAAAAGGAAAGGACGTATCAGTGGGCACCAACGAAAAAATGGGCTGTAGCGACAGGAATCCTGTTGGCATCCTCGCTTATTGTTATTGGGGCCAGGCAGAATATTTCTGAATTTTTATACTTCCAGTTTTGA
- a CDS encoding glycosyltransferase, giving the protein MKIVFQQVPQWQDMPHAEAELSRRMMHAAQTLGFNALESCDLDEIDRFHPDIIFPLHFFVPKLFDVFTVGCMWNPTYAIERNKAWDNVKSYDGYGVASVIQEQLVRAFKFKSPVPYLIAPLYPSTNTTVFSPPKQFASPVYIGSNWSKDRHKDFFLEAKDIHIHGPKKSWQYLEEVGGKYQGEIPFDGKSALMTYHQAGIGLALHHESHNREGIPSMRPFEIAASGAVMIADQNDFVQRVFGDNALYLDTELESVELAEQLEEHIRWIKSHQDQAREMASACHEIFCQQYSLEVLLEGLVNDVIRFKQERKSNLASTEDLPSVELIVRSDGKEKKRLVRALHSIQRQTYPCVKAHVLFRGKADDMSELEEAVKQELPALNVCYTHAVGEADRGTQFYSGLRSTTAAFVGFLDHDDVVFHDHVAVMMEILLCDQDAALVYGGSVKVWEDGDPPEGELRRKLAYFHDMEGFLEKAFITSNAYLVRRTKIPWQIMNLPIPSMACREDRLFLQLLYRDKAKFIFSEKVTSAFLCNVSKKGHSNENDEMLEQGKVGSDLILRPATSPWRHAENVPPVREVLMLKLMRRILAAIKNDFQQISLHLKNFFK; this is encoded by the coding sequence GTGAAAATAGTTTTCCAACAAGTTCCACAATGGCAAGATATGCCTCATGCGGAAGCCGAGTTGTCCAGGCGTATGATGCATGCTGCGCAGACTTTAGGGTTTAATGCTTTAGAAAGTTGTGACTTAGATGAAATTGATAGGTTTCACCCTGACATAATTTTTCCTCTGCATTTTTTCGTGCCTAAGTTATTTGATGTCTTCACTGTAGGCTGCATGTGGAATCCCACATACGCTATTGAGCGAAATAAGGCCTGGGATAACGTTAAAAGTTATGATGGCTATGGTGTGGCTTCAGTGATTCAGGAACAGCTGGTACGAGCTTTTAAGTTTAAATCACCTGTGCCATACCTGATAGCACCTCTTTACCCGTCGACAAACACTACGGTATTTAGCCCACCAAAACAATTTGCCTCTCCTGTGTATATAGGTTCAAACTGGAGTAAGGATCGTCATAAAGATTTTTTTTTAGAGGCCAAAGATATTCATATACATGGTCCCAAAAAATCTTGGCAATATCTTGAGGAAGTAGGTGGTAAATATCAGGGAGAGATCCCATTTGATGGCAAGAGTGCCTTGATGACATATCATCAAGCTGGTATTGGCCTTGCCCTGCACCATGAGAGTCATAATCGGGAAGGAATTCCCAGTATGCGACCGTTTGAAATTGCTGCCAGCGGTGCAGTGATGATTGCCGATCAGAATGATTTTGTCCAAAGAGTGTTTGGTGACAATGCGTTGTATTTGGATACTGAACTGGAGTCCGTTGAGTTAGCTGAACAACTTGAAGAGCATATTCGATGGATAAAAAGCCATCAGGATCAAGCTCGTGAAATGGCCTCTGCTTGTCATGAAATTTTTTGTCAGCAATACTCTCTCGAAGTATTATTAGAGGGCTTGGTGAATGACGTTATTCGCTTTAAGCAAGAGAGAAAAAGCAACCTGGCTTCTACGGAGGATCTTCCGTCTGTTGAATTGATTGTTCGCTCCGATGGTAAAGAAAAAAAACGGCTTGTTCGAGCATTGCATTCTATTCAACGCCAGACATATCCTTGTGTAAAAGCACATGTGCTTTTTAGAGGTAAGGCTGATGATATGTCGGAATTGGAGGAGGCTGTCAAGCAGGAGCTTCCTGCGCTGAATGTTTGCTATACGCATGCAGTGGGGGAGGCAGATCGTGGAACACAATTTTACAGCGGGCTTCGCTCGACCACAGCGGCCTTTGTAGGTTTTTTAGACCATGACGATGTTGTTTTTCATGATCATGTGGCTGTGATGATGGAAATTCTGCTGTGTGATCAAGACGCGGCACTTGTGTATGGTGGGAGTGTAAAGGTATGGGAAGATGGTGACCCGCCTGAAGGTGAGTTGAGGAGAAAACTTGCCTATTTTCATGACATGGAAGGGTTTCTGGAAAAGGCTTTTATAACCAGTAATGCTTACCTGGTACGTAGAACGAAAATTCCGTGGCAGATAATGAATCTGCCTATACCGAGTATGGCTTGTCGTGAAGACAGATTGTTTCTTCAGCTCTTGTATCGTGACAAAGCGAAATTTATTTTTTCTGAAAAAGTAACCTCCGCTTTTCTTTGCAATGTGTCAAAAAAAGGCCATTCTAACGAAAATGATGAAATGTTGGAGCAGGGAAAAGTGGGAAGTGATTTGATATTGCGTCCAGCAACCTCTCCCTGGCGACATGCAGAGAATGTCCCTCCTGTTCGGGAAGTCTTGATGTTGAAATTGATGCGTCGGATATTGGCCGCAATAAAAAATGATTTTCAACAGATTAGTCTTCATCTGAAGAACTTTTTCAAATGA
- a CDS encoding sulfotransferase family 2 domain-containing protein translates to MNIGALYANVKKEVCCLVSRPKRILFDHLPKCGGSSLTTYLASNYPKRKIFCIEGSNPRESVESFKRLSQNNRYSIDLIQGHLAHELLDWIHPDTLKITVLRGPVDRVISHYYYVKLYKNHYLHEKVSRAAMTLEEYTLSGLSNELRNWYTTHFSGYTVEEAEKSPEESIAKAAEVILRQYDVVGFLDDFTYFVATLKKKARLWSIYQNEKINVTKKRPALDKISPSIRNTIEQVNFLDIALYERVKERVEMRQESRR, encoded by the coding sequence ATGAATATTGGCGCGTTATATGCAAATGTAAAAAAAGAGGTTTGCTGTTTGGTTTCGAGACCGAAGAGAATTTTGTTTGATCATCTTCCTAAGTGTGGCGGCTCATCCCTTACTACTTATCTTGCATCGAATTATCCGAAGAGAAAAATATTTTGTATAGAAGGTAGTAATCCTAGAGAATCAGTTGAGAGTTTTAAAAGATTATCCCAAAACAACAGGTACAGCATTGATTTGATTCAGGGGCACCTTGCTCATGAATTATTAGATTGGATTCATCCTGATACTCTTAAAATAACAGTTTTAAGGGGTCCTGTTGATCGTGTTATTTCACATTACTACTATGTAAAATTATATAAGAACCACTATTTGCATGAAAAGGTTTCCAGGGCAGCAATGACATTAGAGGAGTATACTCTGTCTGGCCTTAGTAATGAATTGCGAAATTGGTATACAACGCATTTTTCTGGATATACTGTTGAAGAAGCCGAAAAAAGTCCTGAAGAGTCTATTGCCAAAGCCGCAGAGGTAATATTAAGGCAATATGATGTTGTTGGCTTTTTGGATGATTTTACATATTTCGTAGCTACGCTCAAAAAGAAGGCTCGTTTGTGGTCGATTTATCAGAATGAAAAAATTAATGTCACAAAGAAGCGACCAGCTCTTGATAAAATTTCACCTTCTATAAGAAATACAATAGAACAAGTGAATTTTCTTGATATTGCTTTATATGAAAGGGTCAAGGAAAGAGTCGAGATGCGTCAGGAGAGCCGTCGGTGA
- a CDS encoding NAD-dependent epimerase/dehydratase family protein has translation MIIGNGLVASALKKYCDRHDVVIFASGVSNSLEQDSDSFLREERLLRESLGKYRKQTFVYFSTVSVYDMSAKFSAYVQHKLEMEKIVSDTATAYLIFRLPQVVGQSDNGSTLTNFLYAHIKNGLSFDIWGGAVRYLVDIDDVAKFVSFVIDDAQRSNIVVNMSTVACKVLDIVTCLEKITGKKAVFKIINRGSEYSPPPMDPLLTASSAGITIDESYTERVLLKYYKT, from the coding sequence GTGATTATAGGAAATGGGCTTGTTGCCAGTGCCTTAAAGAAATACTGTGATAGGCATGATGTTGTTATATTTGCATCAGGTGTTTCCAATTCTCTAGAGCAAGATAGTGATTCATTTTTGCGTGAGGAAAGGTTACTGAGGGAATCGTTAGGAAAATACAGGAAGCAAACTTTTGTTTATTTTAGCACAGTTAGTGTGTATGACATGAGTGCAAAATTTTCCGCATATGTTCAACATAAGCTGGAAATGGAGAAAATAGTTAGTGATACTGCTACAGCATACTTGATTTTTCGACTGCCCCAGGTAGTTGGCCAGAGTGATAATGGCTCGACGCTTACGAATTTTTTGTATGCTCATATAAAAAATGGCCTATCCTTTGATATATGGGGGGGAGCAGTTAGGTATTTAGTCGATATTGATGATGTGGCTAAATTCGTATCATTTGTTATTGATGATGCTCAACGGTCAAATATCGTTGTCAATATGAGTACTGTAGCATGTAAGGTCTTAGATATAGTAACCTGTTTAGAAAAGATAACTGGTAAAAAAGCTGTCTTTAAAATAATCAATCGAGGAAGTGAATATTCGCCCCCTCCGATGGATCCACTTTTAACCGCTTCCAGTGCCGGTATTACAATTGACGAGAGTTATACTGAAAGAGTGTTGCTCAAATATTATAAAACATGA
- a CDS encoding glycosyltransferase family A protein has product MKNPLVSVVIPVYCRRDLIRETLSSVVRQTYPNWEAIVVDDHSTDDTCAVVESFARQDCRIKLIRKSVDCPRGANSSRNIGIDNSRGKYIIFLDSDDCMSESCIQTRVEIMENDPSIDFAVFQTLLFHDVIGDMDLVWNLLENEKEDIDRFLLLDVPWFTASPIWKRKVLGGELTWDSAVLSWQDWFFHIKAILSGLKYKKYNIVDVFYRQHTGESIGDKSTSPSHLESHERVIGKVYQLLADKNMLNIMRRREMCGVYLWLSLQWLKKDKAKSISLWKQCKVILCDDFLFFVVWLYLFFQHIYTIEIFLEDKILKKSGLLEVGKSNTFRKISHPGLSSPDIYPLIKNDKL; this is encoded by the coding sequence ATGAAGAATCCCTTAGTTTCAGTTGTAATTCCCGTTTACTGCAGGAGAGATTTGATACGAGAAACTCTTAGTAGTGTAGTTCGTCAAACCTATCCAAATTGGGAAGCAATTGTTGTCGATGATCATTCTACTGACGACACTTGCGCTGTTGTTGAGTCTTTTGCTCGGCAAGATTGTAGGATTAAGCTTATTAGGAAATCTGTTGACTGTCCGCGAGGGGCTAATTCTAGCCGGAATATTGGAATAGATAATTCAAGAGGGAAATACATAATTTTTTTGGATTCGGATGACTGTATGTCAGAATCATGTATTCAGACCCGCGTCGAAATTATGGAAAATGATCCCTCCATAGATTTTGCAGTTTTTCAAACGTTATTGTTTCATGACGTGATTGGGGATATGGATCTTGTTTGGAATTTGTTAGAGAATGAAAAAGAAGATATTGATCGGTTCTTACTCTTGGATGTTCCTTGGTTTACGGCTTCTCCTATATGGAAACGGAAGGTGTTAGGTGGAGAGTTAACATGGGATAGCGCGGTATTAAGCTGGCAAGATTGGTTTTTCCATATAAAAGCAATTTTAAGTGGTTTAAAATATAAGAAATATAATATTGTTGATGTATTTTATCGCCAACATACTGGCGAGTCTATTGGGGATAAATCAACGAGCCCTTCACATCTTGAGTCACATGAGCGCGTTATTGGGAAAGTTTATCAGCTGTTAGCTGATAAGAATATGCTGAATATAATGAGAAGACGTGAAATGTGTGGGGTATACTTATGGCTTTCTTTGCAATGGTTGAAAAAAGATAAAGCAAAAAGTATCTCCTTGTGGAAACAATGTAAAGTAATACTTTGTGACGATTTTTTGTTTTTTGTTGTGTGGTTGTATTTGTTCTTTCAACATATCTATACCATTGAGATATTTTTGGAAGATAAAATATTAAAGAAATCAGGTTTGTTAGAGGTCGGAAAATCAAATACCTTTCGAAAAATTTCTCATCCAGGATTATCCAGTCCTGACATATACCCACTTATAAAAAATGATAAATTATAG
- a CDS encoding N-acetylneuraminate synthase family protein produces the protein MKLTNIAGVPVSRKNPFLIVEAGVNHEGSMDTAFEMIEAAAEAGADMIKFQAYKAETIASTNSPAYWDQKKEPASSQYSLFKRYDSFGEKEYQQLAAYCEKKGILFLATPFDHNFVDLLDPLMPVYKIASADITNYPFLKKVAAKGKPVILSVGASYLSEVEEAVRVLRQGGVQQVALLHCVLQYPTLADNANLLTIPYLQDVFPDLTIGWSDHIKPELGCLSLVTAWMQGAEILEKHYTLDKSLLGNDHYHAMDPDDIRDFRARQFYIQGLWGKREKTVLDCEATPRKFARRSLVANKSIPAGVAITDEMLSVKRPGTGISPVNYEMLIGKKSRVDIAEDDILQWDMFFSE, from the coding sequence GTGAAATTAACAAATATTGCTGGTGTTCCAGTGAGCAGGAAAAATCCCTTTCTGATTGTTGAGGCAGGGGTTAATCATGAAGGTTCAATGGATACTGCTTTTGAAATGATTGAAGCGGCAGCAGAGGCTGGTGCTGATATGATTAAATTTCAAGCTTATAAAGCTGAAACTATTGCCAGTACAAACAGCCCTGCCTATTGGGATCAAAAAAAAGAGCCCGCATCAAGTCAGTATTCGCTTTTTAAACGATATGATTCCTTTGGAGAAAAGGAGTATCAGCAACTTGCGGCGTACTGTGAAAAGAAAGGAATACTTTTTCTTGCAACTCCTTTTGATCATAATTTTGTTGACCTCCTTGATCCTCTGATGCCAGTTTATAAAATAGCATCTGCTGACATAACGAATTATCCTTTTTTGAAGAAAGTTGCAGCAAAGGGAAAGCCTGTTATTCTTTCTGTAGGTGCATCTTATTTATCCGAAGTAGAAGAAGCTGTACGAGTGCTTCGGCAAGGCGGTGTTCAACAAGTTGCTCTTTTGCACTGTGTTCTTCAGTATCCTACTCTTGCCGACAATGCGAATTTGTTGACGATACCCTATCTACAGGATGTTTTTCCCGATTTAACTATTGGTTGGTCTGATCATATTAAACCAGAATTGGGATGTCTCAGCCTTGTTACGGCCTGGATGCAGGGGGCTGAAATTTTAGAAAAACATTATACCTTAGATAAATCTTTGCTAGGTAATGACCATTATCATGCGATGGATCCAGATGATATTCGTGATTTCAGAGCCCGCCAATTCTATATCCAGGGACTCTGGGGGAAAAGAGAGAAAACAGTTTTAGATTGTGAGGCTACTCCCCGAAAGTTTGCCCGGAGAAGTCTTGTTGCGAACAAATCTATTCCGGCAGGCGTTGCGATTACGGACGAGATGTTGAGCGTGAAACGCCCAGGGACTGGTATTTCTCCGGTAAACTATGAAATGCTCATAGGAAAAAAATCGAGAGTTGATATTGCTGAAGATGATATCCTACAATGGGATATGTTCTTTAGTGAATAA